Proteins encoded in a region of the Verrucomicrobiota bacterium genome:
- a CDS encoding DUF1080 domain-containing protein → MLMKATLHSLPFARSLGSILLAAVSFLMLPARAAEPNTLTADEKSAGWSLLFDGKSLHGWRNFGKPTPPSQGWSVENGVLKCIAGGKGGDLISERAFEEFELSWEWSIPAKANNGLKYFILEERGQAIGHEYQMIDDQTAPHRKHATASFYDVLPPSSPTHPKPFGEWNHSRVVVRGQRVEHWLNGERVLTYELGSPELQQAVAASKFKSVAKFGTRVRGHIVLTYHNDEASYRNVKIRDLSTAR, encoded by the coding sequence GCTTATGAAAGCGACGCTTCATTCCCTTCCCTTCGCGCGATCCCTGGGTTCGATCCTGCTGGCGGCCGTTTCTTTTCTGATGCTTCCCGCTCGGGCTGCCGAACCCAACACCCTCACCGCCGATGAAAAGTCCGCGGGGTGGTCGCTGCTCTTCGACGGCAAATCGCTTCACGGCTGGCGGAATTTTGGCAAACCCACTCCGCCCTCCCAAGGCTGGTCCGTCGAAAACGGCGTTTTGAAATGCATCGCCGGCGGCAAAGGCGGCGACTTGATCTCGGAGCGAGCCTTTGAGGAATTCGAACTGTCGTGGGAATGGAGCATCCCGGCCAAGGCCAACAACGGCTTGAAATATTTCATTCTCGAGGAACGCGGACAAGCGATCGGGCACGAATATCAAATGATCGACGATCAGACTGCTCCCCATCGCAAGCACGCCACCGCATCGTTCTACGACGTGCTGCCTCCGTCCTCCCCCACCCACCCCAAGCCCTTCGGGGAATGGAACCATTCACGCGTGGTGGTGCGGGGCCAGCGGGTGGAGCACTGGCTGAACGGTGAACGGGTGCTCACGTATGAATTGGGCAGCCCGGAACTGCAGCAGGCCGTCGCGGCGAGCAAGTTCAAATCGGTCGCCAAGTTCGGCACCCGGGTGCGCGGGCATATCGTGCTGACCTACCACAACGACGAGGCGTCCTATCGCAACGTCAAGATCCGCGATCTCAGCACGGCCCGATAA
- a CDS encoding glucose 1-dehydrogenase, translating to MDISGRTALVTGGSRGIGAATALALAARGANVVISARRFDATAQQTLDQLRGSGRQPLFVQTDFHDPARAAKECVDQTLGRFGSLDILVHSAGGPVNGGLFEIDEAAWQAAFNVHVHAVFHLCRAAVPVMKPKREGAIILISSTAGLRGIVTNIAYQVAKGALPQMARALARELAADNIRVNAVAPGVIRTEFHAAMTEQQRRLNLEQRIPLRREGTPEDVAQVIVELIRNDYITGETFTIDGGLTMRIA from the coding sequence ATGGATATCTCAGGCAGGACCGCACTCGTCACCGGAGGCTCTCGCGGCATCGGCGCCGCCACCGCCCTCGCCCTCGCGGCCCGCGGCGCCAACGTGGTCATCTCGGCGCGCCGGTTTGACGCCACCGCGCAACAGACCCTGGATCAATTGAGAGGCTCGGGTCGCCAGCCCCTCTTTGTGCAGACCGACTTTCATGATCCGGCCAGGGCCGCCAAGGAATGTGTCGATCAAACCCTGGGCCGGTTCGGCTCCCTCGATATCCTGGTGCATTCCGCCGGCGGTCCCGTCAACGGCGGGCTGTTTGAAATCGACGAGGCGGCCTGGCAAGCGGCGTTCAACGTGCATGTCCACGCCGTGTTTCATCTTTGCCGCGCGGCCGTGCCCGTCATGAAGCCGAAGCGGGAAGGCGCCATCATCCTGATTTCATCCACGGCCGGCCTTCGGGGCATCGTCACCAACATCGCGTATCAAGTGGCGAAGGGAGCCTTGCCGCAAATGGCCCGCGCGCTGGCGCGCGAACTGGCCGCCGACAACATCCGCGTGAACGCCGTCGCGCCCGGGGTCATTCGAACCGAGTTTCATGCCGCCATGACCGAGCAACAACGCCGCCTCAACCTTGAGCAGCGGATTCCGTTGCGCCGCGAAGGCACGCCGGAGGACGTGGCGCAAGTCATCGTCGAGTTGATCCGCAACGATTACATCACCGGGGAAACGTTCACTATCGACGGGGGTTTGACGATGCGCATCGCTTGA